From the Malaclemys terrapin pileata isolate rMalTer1 chromosome 13, rMalTer1.hap1, whole genome shotgun sequence genome, one window contains:
- the MGAT1 gene encoding alpha-1,3-mannosyl-glycoprotein 2-beta-N-acetylglucosaminyltransferase, translated as MLKKSSLVLWGVVLFVAWNALLLFFLWTRPPAFDDHSHLTEEVIRLAQDAELELENQKDLLRQIHRYSALWSKKRKKAEETGRLPPLAAASNTGALPTTEAAPHRSQASPDAVLPVVVIACDRSTVRRCLDKLLHYRPSRERFPIIVSQDCGHEETARVIASYGEAVMHIKQPDLSDIPVPTDHRKFQGYYKIARHYRWALSQVFRTFQYQAAIVVEDDLEVAPDFFEYFQAAFPLLLADPSLWCVSAWNDNGKEQMVEAGRPELLYRTDFFPGLGWLLLSELWDELEPKWPRAFWDDWLRQPEQRRSRSCIRPEVSRTMTFGRKGVSHGQFFDQYLKFIKLNDRFVPFTQLDLSYLKKEEYERSFLPKVYDAPELRVEELQGNQRRELGTVRVQYSSRDSFKAFAKALGVMDDLKSGVPRAGYRGIVSFLYRGRRVYLAPPSDWTGYDPSWS; from the coding sequence ATGCTGAAGAAGAGCAGCCTGGTTCTCTGGGGCGTGGTGCTGTTTGTGGCCTGGAACGCCCTGCTCCTTTTCTTCCTGTGGACCCGGCCCCCAGCCTTCGACGACCACAGCCACTTGACCGAGGAGGTCATCCGGCTGGCCCAGGAcgcagagctggagctggagaaCCAGAAGGACCTGCTGCGGCAGATCCACCGGTACAGCGCCCTCTGGAGCAAGAAGAGGAAGAAGGCGGAGGAGACGGGTCGGCTCCCGCCGCTCGCCGCCGCATCCAACACTGGGGCTTTGCCCACCACAGAGGCCGCCCCACACCGGTCCCAGGCCTCCCCGGATGCGGTCCTGCCCGTGGTGGTGATCGCCTGTGACCGCAGCACGGTCCGGCGGTGCCTCGACAAGCTGCTGCACTACCGGCCGTCCCGGGAGCGCTTCCCCATCATCGTGAGCCAGGACTGCGGGCACGAGGAGACGGCCCGGGTCATCGCCTCCTACGGCGAGGCCGTCATGCACATCAAGCAGCCGGACCTGAGCGACATCCCGGTGCCCACGGACCACCGCAAGTTCCAGGGCTACTACAAGATCGCCCGACACTACCGCTGGGCCCTGAGCCAGGTTTTCCGCACCTTCCAGTACCAGGCGGCCATTGTGGTAGAGGATGACCTGGAAGTGGCTCCAGATTTCTTCGAGTACTTCCAGGCGGCCTTCCCGCTCCTGCTGGCTGACCCCAGCCTCTGGTGCGTCTCGGCCTGGAACGACAATGGCAAGGAGCAGATGGTGGAGGCTGGCCGGCCGGAGCTGCTCTACCGTACAGACTTCTTCCCCGGCCTGGGTTGGCTGCTGCTGTCGGAGCTGTGGGACGAGCTGGAGCCCAAGTGGCCCAGAGCCTTCTGGGACGACTGGCTGAGGCAGCCGGAGCAGCGGCGCAGCCGCTCCTGCATTAGACCCGAGGTCTCCCGCACCATGACCTTCGGCCGCAAGGGCGTGAGCCACGGGCAGTTCTTCGACCAGTACCTGAAGTTCATCAAGCTCAACGACCGCTTTGTGCCTTTCACCCAGCTGGACCTCTCCTACCTCAAGAAGGAGGAGTATGAGCGCTCGTTCCTGCCCAAGGTCTACGACGCCCCCGAGCTGCGGGTGGAGGAGCTGCAGGGCAACCAGCGTCGGGAACTGGGCACCGTCCGCGTGCAGTACAGCAGCCGCGACTCCTTCAAGGCCTTCGCCAAGGCCCTGGGAGTTATGGATGATCTCAAGTCGGGGGTGCCCCGTGCCGGCTACCGCGGCATCGTCAGCTTTCTCTACCGTGGCCGGCGGGTCTACCTGGCGCCCCCTTCTGACTGGACGGGCTATGACCCCAGTTGGAGTTAG